From a single Apium graveolens cultivar Ventura chromosome 2, ASM990537v1, whole genome shotgun sequence genomic region:
- the LOC141705979 gene encoding uncharacterized protein LOC141705979 isoform X1, with protein sequence MLHITPVVYLLYMVTTRYHKPFTFFSSITYILLKVVNFSANLSPYQGPTMANFNTLNLLFLVLICAAQTTQGFSTRVVNPRPQNIHASAVLGNDLQVHGKEWIHSNARRLMIGSVAPTCTYNECRGCRFRCRAEQVPVEGNDPMNSAYHYKCICHR encoded by the exons ATGCTGCACATTACACCAGTAGTCTATCTCTTATATATGGTCACTACCCGGTACCACAAGCCCTTCACTTTCTTTTCTTCTATCACTTACATTCTCTTAAAAGTTGTCAATTTTTCTGCAAACTTATCACCATACCAAGGGCCAACAATGGCGAACTTTAACACACTCAACTTACTCTTCCTCGTCTTAATTTGTGCAGCACAAACTACACAAG GGTTCAGCACTCGTGTAGTTAATCCTCGTCCTCAAAACATTCACGCTTCAGCAGTACTGGGAAATGACTTGCAG GTTCATGGCAAAGAGTGGATTCACAGTAATGCGAGAAGGTTAATGATTGGTTCAGTAGCTCCAACTTGCACTTACAATGAATGCAGAGGATGCAGGTTCCGGTGCAGAGCTGAGCAAGTTCCAGTTGAAGGGAATGATCCAATGAACAGTGCGTACCATTACAAATGTATTTGCCATAGGTGA
- the LOC141690688 gene encoding uncharacterized protein LOC141690688, which produces MENTTRIILDIMQAQEEEHEVRMRMSAAYLHYRRQRSNSLSYHGGSTMNHRVLDRNREEGHDRLYRDYFSTTTTYTETQFRRRFRMRRSLFLRIEEAVTAHDNFFMQRVDVVGVRGLSSLQNMTAALRMLAYRTTVDAIDDYVRIGESTTIESLRRFVKAIVEVFGAEYLRRPNPEDVSRILNENKRRDFPGMLGSIDCMHWKWKNCPTSWQDRSHLFEDLAEARGPEVRKDVEQAFGVLQSRFAMVRGPSRFWDVHMYHLAQYDH; this is translated from the exons ATGGAGAACACTACACGAATAATTCTTGATATTATGCAAGCCCAAGAAGAAGAACATGAAGTAAGAATGAGAATGAGTGCTGCTTACCTTCATTATCGACGACAAAGATCGAATTCTCTCTCGTATCATGGTGGTTCCACTATGAATCATCGTGTACTTGATCGAAATAGAGAAGAAGGTCATGATAGACTATATCGTGATTATTTTTCTACTACAACTACATATACAGAAACACAGTTTCGTCGACGATTTCGGATGCGACGATCACTATTTTTACGAATTGAAGAAGCAGTTACAGCTCACGATAATTTTTTTATGCAACGAGTTGATGTTGTGGGAGTTCGTGGATTATCATCTCTTCAGAATATGACAGCTGCACTTAGGATGCTTGCATACAGAACGACAGTTGATGCTATCGATGATTACGTTCGAATTGGTGAGAGTACAACAATAGAGAGTCTAAGAAGATTTGTTAAAGCAATCGTTGAAGTGTTTGGAGCTGAATATTTGAGAAGACCAAATCCTGAAGATGTGTCTCGAATATTAAATGAAAATAAACGACGAGACTTTCCTGGGATGCTTGGTAGTATTGATTGTATGCACTGGAAGTGGAAAAATTGTCCAACTTCTTGGCAAG ATAGATCTCATCTATTTGAAGATTTGGCAGAAGCTCGTGGACCAGAAGTGAG AAAAGATGTTGAGCAAGCATTTGGAGTTTTACAATCTCGGTTTGCAATGGTACGTGGACCATCACGATTTTGGGATGTGCACATGTATCATCTTGCACAATATGATCATTGA